Proteins from a single region of Stutzerimonas stutzeri:
- a CDS encoding M20/M25/M40 family metallo-hydrolase, which translates to MHVRAVAPIAAAVALCLSSLSAIAAEIKPAELLEQAKAEQSAYIETVKQLVAVDTGTGQAEGLATVSKMLIERLQALGAQVSTSPATPSAGDNIVGTLKGTGSKDFLLMVHYDTVFAEGTAAERPFRMDEQRAYGPGVADAKGGVAMILHALELLKAQQFDEYGTITVLFNPDEEMGSAGSKKIIAELARKHDYVFSYEPPDSDAVTTATNGINAVMLEVKGKSSHAGSAPEDGRNAVLELAHQLVQLKDLGDPDKGTTVSWTMIAGGEKRNIIPNKATAEADMRYSDISETERVLADAQKIIGNKLIDDTRVELRVDKGRPPLAKNPASERLAETAQRLYGEIDQRIEPIAMRFGTDAGYAYVPDSDKPAVLETMGVVGAGLHSEDEYIELSSIAPRLYLTTAMIRALSAESAAR; encoded by the coding sequence ATGCACGTACGCGCCGTCGCCCCGATTGCAGCTGCAGTCGCGCTTTGCCTGTCTTCACTGTCTGCCATCGCTGCCGAAATCAAACCCGCCGAGTTGCTCGAGCAGGCCAAGGCCGAACAGAGCGCCTATATCGAAACCGTGAAACAGCTGGTGGCGGTGGATACCGGCACCGGCCAGGCCGAGGGCCTGGCAACGGTCAGCAAAATGCTGATCGAACGCTTGCAGGCGCTGGGTGCGCAGGTCAGCACCAGCCCGGCCACGCCATCGGCCGGCGACAACATCGTCGGCACCCTCAAAGGCACTGGCAGCAAGGACTTCCTGCTGATGGTGCATTACGACACGGTGTTCGCCGAAGGCACCGCCGCAGAGCGCCCGTTCCGCATGGACGAGCAGCGCGCTTACGGCCCCGGTGTGGCCGATGCCAAGGGTGGCGTGGCGATGATTCTGCATGCGCTGGAGCTGCTCAAGGCGCAGCAGTTCGACGAGTACGGCACGATCACGGTGCTGTTCAACCCGGATGAGGAAATGGGCTCGGCCGGCTCGAAGAAGATCATCGCCGAGCTGGCCCGCAAGCATGACTACGTCTTCTCCTACGAGCCGCCGGACAGCGACGCGGTTACCACCGCCACCAATGGCATCAATGCGGTGATGCTGGAGGTGAAGGGCAAATCCTCCCACGCCGGCTCCGCACCGGAGGACGGTCGCAACGCCGTGCTGGAACTGGCGCACCAGCTGGTGCAGCTCAAGGACCTGGGCGACCCGGACAAGGGCACCACGGTCAGCTGGACCATGATCGCCGGCGGTGAGAAGCGCAACATCATCCCGAACAAGGCGACCGCCGAAGCAGACATGCGCTACTCCGACATCAGCGAGACCGAACGCGTGCTCGCCGATGCGCAGAAGATCATCGGGAATAAGCTGATCGACGATACACGCGTCGAGCTGCGCGTCGACAAGGGCCGCCCACCGCTGGCGAAGAATCCCGCATCGGAGCGCCTGGCCGAGACCGCGCAGCGTCTGTACGGCGAGATCGACCAGCGTATCGAGCCGATCGCCATGCGCTTCGGCACGGACGCCGGTTACGCCTACGTGCCGGACAGCGACAAGCCGGCCGTGCTGGAAACCATGGGCGTGGTCGGTGCCGGGCTGCACTCGGAAGACGAGTACATCGAGCTGTCGAGCATCGCGCCGCGGCTGTATCTGACGACGGCGATGATTCGCGCATTGTCCGCCGAAAGCGCCGCACGCTGA
- a CDS encoding ABC transporter substrate-binding protein, producing MMLSLPFLTPFILRTRRALLALVLLPLWAQAQELPVLTLSVLQFGTPHWELEHLKRQGLDRAHGFELKVRLVADVPASRLALTSGSVDGAVSDLLWAQARYQAGTAYRYVPFSSQIGEVLVPEGSAIRTLADLRGKRIGVAGGPDGLGWQLLQHAAAQDGIDLAKQATVQYAAPPLLSQALRRGQVDALLTFWHFSARMRGEGGVQVAFGLDDLLRSLELDPHLPVLGYLFPESWAVEHEALLQRFATALGQTKHELASEPAHWLALRPLMRADEDGVFAALRDSFLAGIPQPLDERRIADLQRLLTLTGADPAKLMPTASFQSTP from the coding sequence ATGATGCTTTCATTGCCCTTCCTCACCCCGTTCATTCTGCGCACTCGCCGTGCGCTGTTGGCGCTTGTATTGCTGCCCCTGTGGGCACAGGCGCAGGAGCTGCCGGTGCTGACCCTCAGCGTGCTGCAGTTCGGCACGCCGCACTGGGAGCTCGAGCATCTCAAGCGTCAGGGGCTGGACCGTGCCCACGGTTTCGAGCTGAAGGTGCGACTGGTGGCCGATGTGCCGGCCTCGCGGCTGGCATTGACCAGCGGCAGCGTCGACGGCGCGGTGAGCGATCTGCTCTGGGCGCAGGCGCGTTACCAGGCCGGCACGGCCTATCGCTACGTACCCTTTTCCTCGCAGATCGGCGAAGTGCTGGTGCCCGAAGGCAGCGCCATCCGCACGCTGGCTGACCTGCGCGGCAAGCGCATCGGCGTCGCTGGCGGGCCGGACGGGCTGGGCTGGCAATTGCTGCAGCATGCCGCGGCCCAGGACGGAATCGATCTGGCCAAACAGGCGACTGTTCAATACGCTGCACCGCCCCTGCTCAGCCAGGCGCTGCGCCGCGGTCAGGTAGATGCGCTGCTGACCTTCTGGCACTTCTCCGCGCGCATGCGTGGCGAGGGTGGAGTGCAGGTGGCGTTCGGTCTTGATGATCTGCTCCGATCATTGGAGCTTGATCCGCACCTGCCGGTGCTCGGCTATCTGTTTCCCGAATCCTGGGCCGTCGAGCATGAGGCGCTGCTGCAGCGCTTCGCCACGGCGTTGGGCCAGACCAAACACGAACTCGCCAGCGAGCCCGCGCACTGGCTGGCGCTCCGCCCGCTGATGCGTGCCGACGAGGATGGCGTGTTCGCCGCGCTGCGTGACAGTTTCCTCGCCGGCATCCCGCAGCCGCTGGATGAGCGGCGTATCGCCGACCTGCAGCGACTGCTGACCCTCACCGGTGCCGATCCGGCGAAACTGATGCCGACCGCGTCGTTCCAGAGCACGCCATGA
- a CDS encoding HIT family protein, which translates to MSLTTPYDPQNIFAQIIRGDAPCYKLYEDDDVLAFLDLFPQSFGHTLVIPKRSAACNILDVDTDALAKVMAVVQKLTRVIVDELQPDGVQVAQFNGAPAGQTVFHIHVHIVPRYSGEGLGIHAAGKADPAELEELQARLQQRIATQG; encoded by the coding sequence GTGTCCCTGACCACGCCCTACGACCCGCAGAACATCTTCGCCCAGATCATTCGCGGCGATGCGCCTTGCTACAAACTCTACGAGGATGACGACGTACTGGCCTTCCTCGACCTGTTCCCGCAGTCCTTCGGCCATACGCTGGTGATTCCCAAGCGCTCGGCGGCCTGCAACATCCTCGATGTGGATACCGACGCGCTGGCCAAGGTCATGGCCGTGGTGCAGAAGCTCACCCGGGTGATCGTCGACGAGCTGCAGCCGGATGGTGTGCAGGTCGCGCAGTTCAATGGTGCGCCGGCGGGGCAGACGGTGTTCCACATCCACGTGCATATCGTGCCGCGCTACTCGGGCGAGGGGCTCGGCATCCATGCCGCCGGCAAGGCTGATCCGGCCGAGCTGGAAGAGCTTCAGGCGCGCTTGCAGCAGCGTATCGCCACGCAGGGCTGA
- a CDS encoding ABC transporter ATP-binding protein yields MLELRLDGRHPVLGVIDAQVREGDRICLLGPSGAGKTTLLNGIAGLDPQLRPMVEQRPGLRVGYLFQEHRLLPWRTVRQNLALVGADAADIERLLAEVGLSGAADSLPDQLSLGMARRAALARCLAIEPDLLLLDEPFASLDAERAAELRGLIARLLDRHPDMAMICVTHDPRDADDLANRLWYLSGVPATLCCDEPPGSPVNLSELSERQRRA; encoded by the coding sequence ATGCTTGAGCTGCGCCTGGATGGCCGTCATCCCGTGCTGGGTGTGATCGATGCGCAGGTGCGCGAGGGCGACCGCATCTGCCTGCTCGGGCCGTCCGGTGCCGGCAAGACCACGCTGCTCAACGGCATCGCCGGGCTCGATCCGCAGCTGCGGCCGATGGTCGAGCAGCGCCCCGGCTTGCGCGTCGGCTATCTGTTTCAGGAGCATCGCCTGCTGCCCTGGCGCACGGTGCGACAGAACCTGGCGCTGGTCGGCGCGGACGCGGCGGATATCGAGCGGCTGCTGGCCGAGGTCGGGCTGAGTGGTGCGGCTGACAGCCTGCCGGATCAACTCTCGCTGGGCATGGCGCGCAGGGCGGCACTGGCGCGCTGCCTGGCGATCGAGCCGGATCTGTTGCTGCTCGACGAACCCTTCGCCTCGCTGGATGCCGAGCGCGCCGCCGAGCTGCGCGGCCTGATCGCCCGCCTGCTGGATCGGCACCCGGACATGGCGATGATCTGCGTGACCCACGATCCCCGCGATGCCGACGATTTGGCCAATCGCCTGTGGTACCTGAGCGGCGTCCCGGCGACATTGTGCTGCGATGAGCCGCCCGGCAGCCCCGTCAATCTCAGCGAACTGAGCGAGCGCCAGCGCCGCGCCTGA